Proteins from one Periplaneta americana isolate PAMFEO1 chromosome 6, P.americana_PAMFEO1_priV1, whole genome shotgun sequence genomic window:
- the LOC138701074 gene encoding mucin-1-like, with the protein MGDAPERNSSDNEADQVSDEGSNAPATPISSQESSDHSQNTEDTSVSQSGLLVSAEVYQQHFGQERSSMNPLPIEHSGSSARSTQDFSRSPTTPTSPGHEISSTSPESPERRAHSANPSSVSPTSPVSRVRSKSFTSLIAVHSKSLKSQLSPKQQESSMTPSLGFSRPSTSRSNPILPRSPDSPIYSRREISSMSPSPIPSETSTSPSNPVYRKSPDSHTPIREMSSMSSSPVPSGSSISPTNPISPRYSGSPTTSRRDISSMSPSPVHSVSSRSPPSRVHSTSPIIPVHSTSPRSVASSEIQVPSTSATVLVPSEAIRNPSNPEVEGAAVISTQPHSLGLPADPQFPGTSQTPEISELCRRVSRQILELLECPVCYEAMVPPVVLCFCGHDICPACRLKMDKCPICRGPITVTRNLFTEAVTMMIQKSCEFCALILPHYEMYAHSCDCMKRTVECKAGVGVGEVVKCGWTGYKEQLKGHVFEVHGLDFVHEGRGPRKLLATAPNIDEVFLVCLKEKYFWVVSRIVHGYRQEYSQYIGPAEEAMFLKYTFSFHSPHLDRPLTYSHTARTLEDDPSQTFTFMLGLYVREALFQKQYVDGNGCIYEYRFFVSRIE; encoded by the exons ATGGGCGACGCTCCAGAACGAAATTCCTCGGATAACGAGGCTGATCAGGTATCAGATGAGGGCTCGAACGCTCCTGCAACGCCCATCTCATCCCAAGAGTCATCTGATCATTCGCAAAATACCGAAGATACGTCTGTATCTCAATCTGGTCTCTTAGTATCAGCTGAAGTGTATCAGCAACATTTCGGACAAGAGAGATCAAGCATGAACCCTCTACCTATAGAACATTCTGGATCATCTGCAAGATCAACACAAGATTTCTCTAGATCTCCTACTACTCCCACATCTCCAGGGCATGAGATATCATCCACGAGCCCAGAATCTCCAGAACGTCGAGCACACTCGGCGAATCCTTCATCTGTGTCACCCACGAGTCCTGTATCTAGAGTACGTTCAAAGTCTTTTACAAGCCTAATTGCTGTACATTCCAAATCCCTGAAGAGCCAACTCTCTCCAAAGCAGCAAGAATCCTCTATGACTCCATCTCTAGGATTTTCACGACCATCCACGAGTCGATCAAATCCAATACTTCCCAGATCCCCAGACAGCCCAATATACTCGAGACGTGAAATATCGTCCATGAGCCCTTCTCCGATACCTTCAGAAACTTCCACAAGTCCTTCAAACCCAGTATATCGCAAATCTCCAGATAGCCATACACCGATACGTGAAATGTCATCCATGAGCTCGTCACCTGTACCATCGGGATCATCCATAAGTCCAACAAATCCGATAAGTCCCAGATACTCAGGGAGCCCGACAACTTCAAGACGTGACATATCCTCAATGAGCCCATCTCCAGTTCATTCAGTATCATCCAGGAGTCCTCCGTCCAGAGTACATTCCACAAGTCCCATAATTCCAGTGCACTCAACATCTCCCCGCAGTGTGGCAAGTTCAGAAATTCAGGTGCCTTCAACGAGTGCTACAGTTTTGGTGCCTTCAGAAGCCATACGGAATCCTTCAAATCCAGAAGTTGAGGGAGCTGCCGTGATTTCGACACAGCCACATAGCTTAGGACTGCCCGCGGATCCACAATTTCCAGGAACTTCGCAGACACCTGAAATTTCTGAACTCTGTCGTCGGGTGAGTCGCCAGATACTAGAGCTGCTGGAATGCCCCGTCTGTTACGAGGCTATGGTACCTCCTGTCGTGTTGTGTTTCTGCGGACATGATATTTGTCCAGCCTGCCGACTGAAAATGGATAAATGTCCTATCTGCAG GGGTCCTATCACCGTGACCAGAAACCTGTTCACCGAAGCAGTCACCATGATGATACAAAAATCCTGCGAATTCTGCGCCCTGATTCTACCTCATTATGAAATGTACGCTCACTCCTGCGACTGCATGAAGAGGACGGTGGAGTGCAAAGCAGGGGTAGGTGTGGGCGAGGTAGTGAAATGCGGGTGGACTGGATATAAGGAACAGCTCAAGGGCCACGTGTTCGAGGTCCACGGTCTTGACTTCGTCCACGAAGGACGCGGTCCAAGGAAGTTGCTGGCCACAGCCCCCAACATCGACGAAGTGTTCCTGGTCTGCTTGAAAGAGAAATACTTCTGGGTCGTGTCCAGAATTGTCCACGGATATCGCCAGGAGTACTCTCAGTACATCGGACCTGCGGAAGAGGCCATGTTTCTCAAGTACACCTTTTCTTTCCACTCCCCCCACTTGGACAGGCCTCTGACTTACTCGCACACCGCGCGAACCCTTGAGGACGATCCTAGCCAGACCTTCACTTTCATGTTGGGACTGTATGTTAGGGAAGCCCTGTTCCAAAAACAGTACGTTGACGGTAATGGCTGCATTTACGAATACAGGTTTTTCGTTTCgagaattgaataa